From Silurus meridionalis isolate SWU-2019-XX chromosome 14, ASM1480568v1, whole genome shotgun sequence, a single genomic window includes:
- the LOC124396961 gene encoding neurotrophin-3, translated as MHWLPLVAMVIASALFFPHCPSVPRLVAATMEPGNNFNSTRSLVNPISRSEDTHAEYVSSHKKSAEKLPHRTADTHLRMDLTVKDTSFVNEDILPGRNQYKKGKPGRLDLSLESSRKLQEHQTSKENHLHRDYRSTDGQFQGDSKLETHIEGDGSNDRKNEEVSFGRLTFKDWPRHLHPADMPTHKEDLREVGREGMRANSMPAMPPEGLGLGLDGLLQVDDELLLLETNPRVLFSTSPSPPKHPPMQVMLELGLMPEQQEEPEMDDKEFRMEKNEDGESPRNLPTDLSDSSEHAAPSLRRRKRQLSHTGIERSVCESTSSWVMDRRTAIDVHMQNVTVLEKFPTKKGMMTQYFYETRCRGPDHRGVPAGEHGLAGAGCLGVDKRHWVSECQTKQSYVRAFTSDNTRGTGWRWIRIDTSCVCVLFSRTQKNRTLTTRQGTTT; from the coding sequence ATGCACTGGCTTCCCCTGGTTGCCATGGTGATTGCCTCGGCCCTGTTCTTCCCTCATTGTCCCAGTGTGCCCAGGCTTGTTGCTGCGACAATGGAGCCTGGGAACAACTTCAACAGCACCAGATCACTGGTCAATCCAATCTCCAGATCCGAAGATACCCATGCGGAATACGTGTCGAGTCATAAAAAATCAGCGGAAAAATTACCTCACAGGACGGCAGATACCCACCTTCGGATGGATCTGACGGTTAAGGACACATCATTTGTGAACGAGGACATTTTGCCTGGAAGGAATCAATACAAAAAGGGAAAGCCAGGCAGGTTGGACCTCAGTTTGGAATCTTCAAGAAAACTTCAAGAACACCAAACTTCCAAGGAGAACCACCTACATAGGGACTATAGATCAACAGATGGTCAGTTTCAGGGGGATAGCAAGCTAGAAACTCATATTGAAGGAGATGGGTCTAATGATAGAAAAAATGAGGAGGTGTCATTTGGAAGACTGACTTTTAAAGATTGGCCAAGGCACCTGCATCCTGCAGACATGCCTACACACAAGGAGGATCTGAGGGAGGTGGGTAGAGAGGGAATGAGGGCAAATTCAATGCCTGCAATGCCCCCCGAGGGCTTGGGATTGGGCCTAGATGGACTCCTGCAGGTGGATGATGAACTATTGCTGCTGGAAACAAACCCTCGAGTGCTGTTCTCCACCTCCCCTTCACCTCCCAAACATCCTCCAATGCAGGTAATGCTGGAATTGGGGCTCATGCCTGAGCAACAGGAAGAACCTGAAATGGATGACAAGGAATTTaggatggaaaaaaatgaagatgGAGAATCCCCTAGGAATCTCCCGACGGATTTATCAGACTCCTCAGAGCATGCGGCACCGTCGCTGCGACGTAGAAAACGCCAACTCTCACACACGGGAATCGAGCGATCGGTTTGTGAGTCTACAAGCAGCTGGGTGATGGACAGGCGAACTGCGATTGATGTGCACATGCAAAATGTCACTGTGCTGGAGAAATTTCCCACCAAGAAAGGCATGATGACGCAGTACTTCTACGAGACACGGTGCCGCGGGCCTGATCACCGCGGCGTGCCAGCCGGAGAGCACGGACTAGCCGGCGCTGGCTGCCTTGGTGTGGATAAACGCCACTGGGTGAGTGAGTGTCAGACCAAGCAGTCGTACGTGAGAGCATTCACGTCGGACAATACAAGGGGGACAGGATGGAGGTGGATCCGCATTGATACatcatgtgtctgtgtgttgttCTCAAGGACACAAAAGAACCGAACTTTAACCACACGTCAGGGTACAACAACATAA